Proteins encoded in a region of the Acipenser ruthenus chromosome 11, fAciRut3.2 maternal haplotype, whole genome shotgun sequence genome:
- the LOC117973370 gene encoding frizzled-10-B-like: MPPLVKLSLFYVLIAHVFMDCSAISSIDPDRPGEGRCQHIEIPMCKDIGYNMTRMPNLMGHEDQKEAAIKLHEFAPLVEYGCHNHLKFFLCSLYAPMCTEQVSTPIPACRVMCEQARSKCSPIMEQFSFKWPESLDCSKLPNKNDPNYLCMEAPNNGSDEPPKGSSTKPPEFKPHRPGSGQDFHLKETSKKETCGNPKKFHYVQKSESCAPKCYPKVDIYWSQDDKQFSLIWIAIWSTLCFFSSAFTVLTFLIDPQRFKYPERPIIFLSMCYCVYSVGYLIRLFAGADNIACDRDSGEQYVIQEGLESTGCTIVFLILYYFGMASSLWWVILTLTWFLAAGKKWGHEAIEANSSYFHLAAWAIPAVKTIMILVMRKVAGDELTGVCYVGSMDVKALTGFVLIPLSCYLIIGTSFLLSGFVALFHIRKIMKTEGENTDKLEKLMVRIGVFSVLYTVPATCVIACYFYERLNMDYWKVLATKEKCMVDSSSNNHSKKSDECLMKNSIPAVEIFMVKIFMLLVVGITSGMWIWTSKTLQSWQNVFSRKLKKRTRRKPASVFTSSRPYIKPHPPLKVHNAKYEQAVQPATCV; this comes from the coding sequence ATGCCTCCATTAGTGAAACTGAGTCTGTTCTATGTGCTCATTGCACATGTGTTTATGGATTGTTCTGCCATAAGCTCGATTGATCCTGACCGCCCAGGGGAAGGAAGATGCCAGCATATAGAGATCCCGATGTGCAAAGATATTGGTTACAACATGACCAGGATGCCCAATCTGATGGGCCATGAGGACCAGAAAGAAGCAGCCATCAAGTTACACGAGTTTGCTCCACTAGTTGAATACGGTTGCCACAACCATCTAAAATTTTTCCTATGCTCCCTGTATGCGCCAATGTGTACAGAACAGGTGTCTACCCCCATACCAGCCTGCAGGGTGATGTGTGAGCAAGCAAGGTCCAAGTGCTCACCCATCATGGAGCAATTCAGCTTCAAGTGGCCTGAGTCGCTGGACTGCAGCAAGCTACCCAACAAGAATGACCCCAACTACCTTTGCATGGAAGCTCCTAACAATGGATCGGATGAACCCCCAAAGGGCTCCAGCACAAAGCCACCAGAGTTTAAACCCCATAGGCCAGGCAGTGGACAGGATTTCCACCTCAAGGAAACCAGCAAAAAGGAAACTTGTGGCAACCCCAAAAAGTTCCACTATGTGCAGAAAAGCGAGTCCTGCGCCCCCAAGTGCTACCCCAAAGTGGACATCTATTGGAGCCAGGATGACAAGCAGTTTTCTCTCATCTGGATAGCCATCTGGTCCACACTGTGCTTCTTCTCAAGTGCCTTCACTGTCCTGACCTTCCTGATTGACCCACAGCGCTTCAAATACCCAGAGAGGCCCATCATCTTCCTCTCTATGTGTTACTGCGTCTATTCCGTGGGGTACCTCATCCGGCTCTTCGCAGGGGCAGACAACAtagcctgtgacagagacagcGGGGAGCAGTATGTCATACAAGAGGGTTTGGAAAGCACAGGGTGCACCATAGTCTTCCTCATCCTTTACTACTTTGGCATGGCAAGCTCCCTGTGGTGGGTTATCCTCACCCTGACTTGGTTCCTAGCGGCTGGCAAGAAGTGGGGCCATGAAGCCATAGAAGCCAACAGCAGCTATTTCCATCTGGCAGCCTGGGCTATTCCCGCAGTGAAGACCATTATGATTTTGGTTATGAGGAAAGTAGCTGGAGACGAGCTGACCGGGGTCTGTTATGTTGGGAGCATGGATGTCAAAGCCTTAACAGGGTTCGTCCTCATTCCTCTGTCCTGCTACCTCATCATTGGGACCTCTTTCCTCCTTTCTGGCTTTGTCGCCCTCTTCCACATCCGGAAGATCATGAAGACAGAGGGGGAGAACACGGACAAGCTGGAGAAACTGATGGTGAGGATTGGAGTGTTCTCTGTGCTGTACACCGTCCCTGCCACATGCGTCATAGCTTGCTATTTTTACGAGCGGCTCAACATGGATTACTGGAAAGTCTTGGCCACTAAAGAGAAATGCATGGtggacagcagcagcaacaaccaTAGCAAAAAATCAGACGAGTGCCTTATGAAAAACTCCATCCCGGCTGTGGAGATCTTTATGGTGAAGATCTTTATGCTTTTAGTGGTAGGGATCACAAGTGGCATGTGGATCTGGACCTCCAAAACCCTGCAATCCTGGCAGAATGTGTTCAGCAGGAAGTTAAAGAAGAGGACAAGAAGAAAGCCTGCCAGTGTATTCACAAGCAGCAGACCTTATATAAAACCTCATCCTCCACTAAAAGTGCACAATGCAAAGTATGAACAAGCAGTGCAGCCAGCTACATGTGTATGA